A region of Kribbella sp. NBC_01245 DNA encodes the following proteins:
- a CDS encoding polyprenyl synthetase family protein, with product MDPDATNIAGGVQLALTSFLDIQQKRLAALGPELEAQVDAARDATSGGKRLRPAFCYWGFRAAGGDPQLPILKAAASLEMLHVSALVHDDVMDSSDVRRGAPSAHRRFEALQRARTEQTGKGGDAASFGVGAAILLGDLCLVWADEMLHTSGFSTEALGRAEKFFDAVRIEVTAGQYLDLVAQASGEADMDRALRVLRFKSATYTVERPLHIGAALAGGGQGLIDALSSYGLPLGEAFQLRDDLLGVFGDPKLTGKPAGDDLREGKRTVLTTYAVEHASAAQLAEFDRHFGRDELTDDEVQVLREILQDTGAVQACEDLITERTEDAMASLGKAPIDDAETREALAALAVAATTRSV from the coding sequence GTGGACCCTGACGCAACGAACATCGCGGGCGGAGTGCAGCTCGCCCTGACCAGCTTTCTCGACATCCAGCAGAAGCGGCTCGCCGCGCTCGGGCCGGAGCTCGAGGCCCAGGTGGACGCCGCCCGGGATGCGACCAGCGGCGGCAAGCGGTTGCGCCCCGCCTTCTGCTACTGGGGTTTCCGGGCCGCCGGCGGTGATCCGCAGCTGCCGATCCTCAAGGCCGCCGCGAGCCTCGAGATGTTGCACGTCAGCGCCCTCGTCCACGACGACGTGATGGATTCCTCCGATGTTCGGCGTGGGGCGCCCTCCGCGCACCGGCGGTTCGAGGCGTTGCAGCGGGCGCGGACCGAGCAGACCGGCAAGGGTGGTGACGCGGCGAGCTTCGGCGTTGGTGCCGCGATCCTGCTGGGCGATCTGTGTCTGGTCTGGGCCGACGAGATGCTGCACACGTCCGGGTTCAGTACCGAGGCGCTGGGCCGGGCCGAGAAGTTCTTCGACGCCGTCCGGATCGAGGTCACCGCCGGGCAGTACCTCGACCTCGTCGCGCAGGCCAGTGGTGAGGCCGACATGGATCGGGCCCTGCGGGTGCTGCGGTTCAAGTCCGCCACGTACACGGTCGAGCGGCCGCTGCACATCGGCGCGGCCCTGGCGGGTGGTGGGCAGGGGTTGATCGATGCCCTGTCGTCGTACGGCCTGCCGCTCGGCGAGGCGTTCCAGTTACGTGACGACCTGCTCGGGGTTTTCGGCGATCCGAAGCTGACCGGCAAACCCGCCGGGGACGATCTGCGCGAGGGCAAGCGGACCGTGCTCACGACGTACGCCGTGGAGCACGCGTCGGCGGCACAGCTGGCGGAGTTCGACCGGCACTTCGGTCGCGACGAGCTGACCGATGACGAGGTGCAGGTGCTGCGCGAGATCCTCCAGGACACCGGCGCGGTGCAGGCCTGCGAGGACCTCATCACCGAGCGGACCGAGGACGCCATGGCCTCACTCGGCAAGGCGCCGATCGACGACGCCGAGACCCGCGAAGCCCTTGCCGCACTCGCGGTTGCCGCTACGACCCGCTCAGTCTGA
- a CDS encoding IS30 family transposase, which produces MTRAAKEVGVHPGTARDWHHGVRRVGNTRVYPDGRVVDYGTTTRYSTSMTPSADAVISDRYLCLDQRLAIADGRVNKLTLTAIAAGIGKDKSTVSREIRAHSVEGTYLPHQAHRDAAAARARPKTSKLVTDPALREQVELGLERKLSPEQISNRLVKDFPDDESMRVSHETIYKALYFQARGGLKREVQTALRTGRTRRKPQRQPGQRQHRFVEEMIMISERPAEADDRAVPGHWEGDLIMGENNRSAIATLVERTTRYTMLVHLPGGHDAEQVRDGLIATMKTLPGHLRGSLTWDQGCEMAKHKQFSIATDMAVYFCDPHSPWQRGTNENTNGLLRQYFPKGTDLSIHGPEDLEHVAQELNGRPRKTLDWDTPAERLRDLLTT; this is translated from the coding sequence ATCACGCGCGCAGCCAAGGAGGTGGGCGTGCATCCGGGTACTGCGCGGGACTGGCATCACGGGGTCCGCAGGGTGGGCAACACGCGGGTCTATCCCGATGGGCGGGTCGTGGACTACGGCACCACAACCCGATACTCCACTTCCATGACCCCATCAGCTGACGCGGTGATCAGCGACCGTTACCTGTGCCTGGACCAGCGGCTGGCGATCGCCGATGGGCGGGTCAACAAACTCACCTTGACCGCGATCGCGGCCGGCATCGGCAAGGACAAGTCCACAGTCTCTCGTGAGATCCGCGCCCACAGTGTTGAAGGAACCTACCTGCCCCACCAGGCCCACCGCGACGCTGCGGCCGCCAGGGCCCGGCCCAAGACCTCAAAGCTGGTCACCGATCCCGCGTTGCGTGAGCAGGTCGAGCTGGGTCTGGAGCGGAAGTTGTCGCCGGAGCAGATTTCGAACAGGCTCGTCAAGGACTTCCCCGACGACGAGAGCATGCGCGTGAGCCACGAGACGATCTACAAGGCGCTCTACTTCCAGGCCCGCGGCGGCCTCAAACGCGAAGTCCAGACCGCGCTGCGCACCGGACGGACCCGCCGCAAACCACAACGCCAGCCCGGCCAGCGCCAGCACCGGTTCGTCGAGGAGATGATCATGATCTCCGAGCGGCCCGCCGAGGCCGACGATCGCGCGGTTCCCGGCCACTGGGAAGGCGACCTGATCATGGGCGAGAACAACCGGTCCGCGATCGCCACCCTGGTCGAACGCACCACCCGCTACACGATGCTGGTCCACCTGCCCGGCGGCCACGACGCCGAACAGGTCCGCGACGGTCTCATCGCGACGATGAAAACCCTGCCCGGCCATCTGCGCGGCTCGCTGACCTGGGACCAGGGCTGCGAAATGGCCAAACACAAACAGTTCTCCATCGCCACCGACATGGCCGTCTACTTCTGCGACCCGCACTCCCCCTGGCAGCGCGGCACCAACGAAAACACCAACGGACTACTGCGCCAGTACTTCCCCAAGGGCACCGACCTGAGCATCCACGGACCCGAAGACCTCGAACACGTCGCCCAAGAACTCAACGGGCGACCACGCAAAACGCTCGACTGGGACACCCCAGCCGAACGCCTACGTGATCTACTCACCACCTAG
- a CDS encoding phytoene desaturase family protein: MARVIVIGAGLGGLAAAARIAKLGHQVTVCERRDRIGGVLGNIEADGFRWDAAAASTTLPATLRDLFRKSGRPLEQVAQLDPIQEPRRHLFTDGTVLDLPLTDRAGQLDAWRDLAGEKASLEWTDLVDSYGETWQVLRKNALEAPLPDKGSFSAWRALRPWQSLEKVGRRKLSDERARDVLAFHATLQGSEPSKTPGYFGVGAYLERTFGRWTFDDGFAVLVDALGKRLAERKVEVQLGVDVAGVLTADGVVTGVRLADGTEMPADLVVSDIDPRELFEHLVVDPAAKKERKRILSTHLAESQYVVHLGLREPLPELPFETVLHGDPPVLIRRAGQAPPGHQGWSVLVHGYPSDDVVDLLVARGLPIRDHVVSRQTSGSWWTGIAWEGARTASRRAKNVTGVKGLYCVGAGAHPGGGVPAVVLGAAIVADAVGKA; encoded by the coding sequence ATGGCCCGCGTCATCGTCATCGGGGCCGGCCTCGGTGGCCTCGCCGCCGCCGCCCGGATCGCCAAACTCGGCCACCAGGTCACCGTCTGCGAACGCCGCGACCGGATCGGCGGCGTGCTCGGCAACATCGAGGCCGACGGCTTCCGCTGGGACGCGGCCGCCGCCAGTACGACGCTGCCGGCCACCTTGCGCGACCTGTTCCGCAAATCCGGCCGACCGCTCGAGCAGGTCGCCCAACTCGACCCGATCCAGGAACCACGCCGCCACCTCTTCACCGACGGCACCGTGCTGGACCTCCCGCTGACCGATCGCGCGGGCCAACTCGACGCCTGGCGGGACCTGGCGGGCGAGAAGGCCTCGCTGGAGTGGACCGACCTCGTCGACTCGTACGGCGAGACCTGGCAGGTGCTGCGGAAGAACGCGCTCGAGGCTCCCCTGCCGGACAAGGGTTCCTTCAGCGCTTGGCGGGCGCTGCGGCCTTGGCAGTCGCTGGAGAAGGTCGGCCGGCGCAAGCTGAGCGACGAGCGGGCTCGGGACGTGCTGGCGTTCCACGCGACCTTGCAGGGGTCAGAGCCATCGAAGACGCCGGGCTACTTCGGCGTTGGCGCGTACCTCGAGCGGACTTTCGGTCGCTGGACGTTCGACGACGGGTTCGCCGTACTGGTCGATGCCCTGGGCAAGCGTCTGGCCGAACGCAAGGTCGAGGTACAGCTGGGTGTCGACGTGGCCGGCGTGCTGACGGCCGATGGCGTGGTGACCGGGGTCCGGCTGGCTGACGGGACCGAGATGCCGGCGGATCTGGTCGTGAGCGATATCGATCCGCGCGAGCTTTTCGAACACCTGGTGGTCGATCCGGCCGCCAAGAAGGAACGCAAGCGCATCCTCTCGACGCACCTGGCCGAGTCGCAGTACGTCGTCCACCTTGGTCTGCGCGAGCCCTTGCCGGAGCTGCCGTTCGAGACCGTGCTGCACGGCGATCCGCCCGTGCTGATCCGCCGAGCCGGTCAAGCGCCGCCTGGGCACCAGGGCTGGTCGGTGCTCGTCCACGGCTATCCCAGCGACGACGTGGTCGATCTGCTGGTCGCGCGCGGGCTGCCGATCCGCGATCACGTGGTGAGTCGGCAGACCTCCGGATCCTGGTGGACGGGGATCGCCTGGGAGGGTGCGCGCACCGCGAGCCGGCGGGCCAAGAACGTCACCGGGGTGAAGGGGCTGTACTGCGTGGGCGCGGGCGCGCACCCGGGCGGCGGCGTACCGGCGGTCGTGCTTGGGGCCGCGATCGTCGCGGACGCGGTGGGCAAAGCGTAA
- a CDS encoding MFS transporter, whose product MLRPGALGRDFELLWLAYSTSAVGTALAAGALPLIAITVLDVSTLQVSLLATLSGLAGAVIALPFGGLIEHRRKRPVMIFTDLVRFAAAASIPVAALLGGLTYLQLCLVAFVTTSATIAFTAASGAHLKALVPAGGLTEANSRIESAFWFSNTLGTPIGGGLISLLGATTTMALDAISYLLSAFGVSRIRRPEPPPPIRTVKPSKDLVTGWRQIFAHRGLNALFWNSQLFGGSVMLVSPLLAVLMLRDLHFAPWQYGLVLGAPCLGGILGARSTPWLTNRYGAHRVLLVSGVARAIWLLPMPFAGPGTTGMVLLITTQFGLLISAGIFNPSFATYRLNAVEDGYLSRVTTSWSISSRTTQPLAIAAGGLLTTVLPLPTTLLLAALTCLLSALLLPWHTPTP is encoded by the coding sequence GTGTTGAGACCTGGCGCGCTGGGACGCGATTTCGAACTGTTGTGGCTCGCCTACTCGACCAGCGCGGTCGGTACGGCGCTCGCCGCGGGCGCGCTGCCGTTGATCGCGATCACGGTGCTCGACGTGTCGACCTTGCAGGTGTCGTTACTCGCGACCCTGTCGGGCCTCGCCGGTGCCGTGATAGCGCTGCCGTTCGGCGGGCTGATCGAGCATCGCCGAAAACGGCCGGTGATGATCTTCACGGACCTGGTGCGCTTCGCCGCCGCTGCGAGCATCCCGGTCGCCGCGCTGCTCGGTGGGTTGACGTACTTGCAGCTCTGCCTGGTCGCCTTCGTCACCACCTCGGCGACGATCGCCTTCACCGCGGCGAGTGGCGCCCACCTGAAGGCGCTCGTCCCGGCCGGTGGTCTGACCGAAGCGAACAGCCGGATCGAGTCGGCCTTCTGGTTCAGCAACACCCTCGGTACGCCGATCGGCGGCGGCCTCATCTCGTTGCTCGGGGCAACCACCACGATGGCGCTGGACGCGATCAGCTATCTCTTGTCCGCCTTCGGAGTAAGCCGCATCCGCCGCCCCGAGCCGCCTCCCCCGATCCGGACCGTGAAGCCCTCGAAAGACCTGGTCACGGGGTGGCGCCAGATCTTCGCGCATCGCGGTCTGAACGCCCTGTTCTGGAACTCCCAACTCTTCGGCGGTTCCGTCATGCTGGTCTCGCCGCTGCTGGCCGTCCTGATGCTGCGCGATCTCCATTTCGCGCCCTGGCAATACGGTCTGGTCCTAGGCGCTCCCTGCCTCGGCGGCATCCTCGGCGCTCGGTCTACCCCCTGGCTGACCAACCGGTACGGCGCCCACCGCGTCCTCCTCGTCTCGGGCGTCGCACGCGCCATCTGGCTCCTCCCCATGCCCTTCGCCGGACCGGGCACAACCGGCATGGTCCTCCTCATCACCACCCAATTCGGCCTACTCATCTCGGCCGGCATCTTCAACCCGTCCTTCGCCACCTACCGCCTGAACGCAGTCGAAGACGGCTACCTCTCCCGAGTCACCACCTCCTGGTCCATAAGCTCCCGAACCACCCAACCCCTAGCCATAGCCGCCGGCGGCCTCCTAACCACCGTTCTCCCCCTCCCCACCACCCTCCTCCTGGCCGCCCTAACCTGCCTCCTAAGCGCCCTCCTCCTCCCGTGGCACACCCCCACCCCCTAA
- a CDS encoding YqjF family protein yields MEPEPVSVTAPPLPRPHLLRQQWLDLTFLHWAVEPASVERYYPPGTRPDTFEGKTYVGLIPFRMLGTGFAHGPAMPWLGSFLETNVRLYSVDRTGRRGVIFLSLDANRVPVVAAARAIFGLPYRWTRLRYAAIGDIHTYVAERGPSRIQIRAGEPLTAGPLEHWLTARWGLHVAHLGKTWYLPNEHPAWTLRSAELLDLDDGLLATHGLGHLTTRPPDHLAFSHGVPVSFGHPVLLE; encoded by the coding sequence ATGGAGCCCGAACCGGTCAGCGTCACCGCACCACCGCTCCCCCGGCCGCACCTGCTGCGCCAGCAATGGCTCGACCTCACGTTCCTGCACTGGGCCGTCGAGCCGGCGTCGGTCGAGCGGTACTACCCGCCCGGCACCCGGCCGGACACGTTCGAGGGCAAGACGTACGTCGGGCTGATTCCCTTCCGCATGCTCGGCACTGGCTTTGCCCACGGCCCGGCGATGCCCTGGCTCGGCAGCTTCCTGGAAACCAACGTGCGGCTCTACTCGGTCGACCGGACCGGCCGTCGCGGCGTGATCTTCCTCAGCCTCGACGCGAACCGGGTCCCGGTCGTCGCGGCCGCCCGCGCGATCTTCGGTCTGCCGTATCGCTGGACGCGGCTGCGGTACGCCGCAATCGGGGACATCCACACGTACGTCGCCGAGCGCGGGCCGAGCCGGATCCAGATCCGCGCGGGCGAACCGCTGACGGCCGGGCCGCTCGAGCATTGGCTCACCGCGCGCTGGGGTCTGCACGTCGCCCACCTCGGCAAAACCTGGTACCTGCCGAACGAGCATCCCGCCTGGACGTTGCGCAGCGCCGAACTCCTCGACCTCGACGACGGCCTACTCGCCACCCACGGCCTCGGCCACCTCACCACCCGGCCGCCGGACCACCTCGCGTTCAGCCACGGCGTGCCGGTCTCGTTCGGCCATCCGGTTCTACTCGAGTAG
- a CDS encoding helix-turn-helix domain-containing protein, translating to MPQELYSVEQVADRLGLHVRTVRNYVRDGKLKAVRIGKQYRIAREDLAALTGLPEVTGERRLEVSSIVQIDGVDRAGADRISTHVLAALNGRRAEDGRLQVETMYDEERSVLKIIVLGDVTASSDLLKLIAMVAGSD from the coding sequence ATGCCTCAGGAGCTCTACTCGGTCGAGCAGGTGGCCGACCGATTGGGTCTGCACGTGCGCACGGTCCGGAACTACGTGCGCGACGGCAAACTGAAGGCGGTCCGGATCGGCAAGCAGTACCGCATCGCCCGCGAGGATCTGGCGGCCCTGACCGGTCTGCCCGAGGTCACCGGCGAGCGGCGTCTCGAGGTGTCGAGCATCGTCCAGATCGACGGTGTCGACCGGGCCGGCGCCGACCGGATCAGCACCCACGTGCTCGCCGCGCTGAACGGCCGCCGCGCCGAGGACGGCCGGCTCCAGGTCGAGACCATGTACGACGAGGAGCGCTCGGTGCTCAAGATCATCGTGCTCGGCGACGTCACCGCCAGCTCCGACCTGCTCAAGCTGATCGCGATGGTCGCCGGCTCAGACTGA
- the metF gene encoding methylenetetrahydrofolate reductase [NAD(P)H], producing MATGFPSMRKSSAPTVRELLAAGDKSFSFEFFPPKTPEAEEVLWRAIREIEQLRPTFVSITYGAGGSTRDGTIRVTERVAQDTSLTPIGHLTCVAHSRDELRSVIGAYAGAGVRNVLALRGDPPGGPTKEWIAHPEGLNHAVELVSLVRELGDFCVGVAAFPDKHPEAADLDADARVLVAKAEAGADYAITQMFFRADDYFQLVDRVAALGCEMPILPGIMPVTNVKQIHRMAELTGMALPAEVTDRLYAVDGDPAAVRAVGIEIATELSDRLLAGGAPGIHFITLNRSTATREVFQNLQSHVAADVRAS from the coding sequence ATGGCGACCGGTTTCCCTTCGATGCGCAAGAGCAGTGCACCGACCGTCCGCGAGTTGCTCGCGGCCGGGGACAAGTCGTTCTCGTTCGAGTTCTTTCCACCGAAAACACCTGAGGCCGAAGAGGTGCTCTGGCGGGCGATCCGCGAGATCGAGCAGCTCCGGCCGACGTTCGTCTCGATCACGTACGGCGCCGGCGGCAGCACCCGCGACGGCACCATCCGGGTGACCGAGCGCGTCGCCCAGGACACCTCGCTCACCCCGATCGGCCACCTCACCTGTGTCGCGCACTCCCGCGACGAGCTGCGCTCGGTGATCGGCGCGTACGCCGGGGCAGGCGTGCGGAACGTGCTGGCGCTGCGCGGCGACCCGCCTGGTGGTCCGACGAAGGAGTGGATCGCCCACCCCGAAGGCCTGAACCACGCGGTCGAGCTGGTCTCGCTGGTGCGTGAGCTCGGCGACTTCTGTGTCGGAGTGGCCGCTTTCCCGGACAAGCATCCGGAGGCCGCCGACCTGGATGCGGACGCGCGCGTGCTGGTGGCGAAGGCCGAGGCGGGCGCGGATTACGCGATCACGCAGATGTTCTTCCGCGCGGACGACTACTTCCAGCTGGTCGACAGGGTGGCCGCGCTCGGCTGCGAGATGCCGATCCTGCCCGGCATCATGCCGGTGACGAACGTCAAGCAGATCCACCGGATGGCCGAGCTGACCGGTATGGCCCTGCCCGCCGAGGTGACCGACCGGCTGTACGCCGTGGACGGGGATCCCGCCGCGGTCCGGGCCGTCGGCATCGAGATCGCCACCGAGCTGTCCGACCGATTGCTCGCTGGTGGCGCTCCTGGCATCCACTTCATCACCCTCAACCGGTCGACGGCGACGCGCGAGGTCTTCCAGAACCTGCAGTCCCACGTTGCCGCCGATGTTCGGGCGAGCTGA
- a CDS encoding SixA phosphatase family protein produces MADPSDLLVDRTLVLLRHAKAVPPESMPDLERPLAPRGRADAAEAGRWLAAANIVADLVLCSPAERTRETWQYAASAGASAGDVWFDRRIYNAYPESLLEVLRDVPDDARTVIVVGHAPGIPWLADELASPSSDEARVALTEKYPTSGLAVLRHNSPWPDLTTNEATLTDYVIPRG; encoded by the coding sequence ATGGCTGACCCGTCCGACCTGCTCGTCGATCGCACCCTCGTGTTGTTGCGTCACGCGAAGGCTGTCCCGCCCGAGTCGATGCCCGATTTGGAGCGTCCATTGGCGCCGCGCGGGCGGGCTGACGCGGCTGAGGCCGGGCGGTGGCTTGCGGCGGCGAACATCGTGGCTGACCTGGTGCTCTGTTCGCCGGCTGAGCGGACTCGCGAGACTTGGCAGTACGCCGCGTCGGCAGGCGCTTCGGCCGGTGACGTCTGGTTCGATCGGCGGATCTATAACGCCTACCCGGAGTCTTTGCTCGAGGTTCTCCGTGATGTCCCCGACGACGCCCGCACCGTAATCGTGGTCGGCCACGCCCCAGGCATCCCCTGGCTAGCCGACGAACTAGCCTCCCCGTCATCGGACGAGGCACGCGTCGCTTTGACCGAGAAGTACCCCACCAGCGGCCTCGCCGTCCTCCGCCACAACTCGCCATGGCCCGACCTCACCACCAACGAGGCCACCCTCACCGACTACGTAATCCCCCGCGGCTAA
- a CDS encoding HelD family protein, which yields MDHSPESTGLPTDPNPGTATVSESVERAELAAEQAHVDLVYGRVEEAARSAARIAVDGHQRAQAERVGMVRDEEITGLYERDVLVFASARRIAELDAEHEGLVFGRLDSDPRDAVEPASTAADLDTLYVGRIGVRDAEYEPLVIDWRAPAAEPFYRATSADRLGVVRRRVLRCRGAKIIGLEDDLLAPERAPEDLPVMGEGALMAALSRARGHTMRDIVATIQAEQDKAIRAPARGVTVIGGGPGTGKTVVALHRAAYLLYSDRRRFERGGVLVIGPSAAFMAYIERVLPSLGENTVALRAMGEIVDGVSATAVDTADVARIKGSLRMRQLLSRAARDRVPGAPTSLRVFIGGASVELDANALDNVRRNALRRTQRNKAGTEARRGLVNALWQRFPEDLRNGKLDSRESFGDAVTDLPAFTSFLARWWPTLLPVDVLRWLGDARRVRHWGRHDFSDAEVGLLAEAIGSASELTVADIALLDELDQLLGRPLPPEKDEEFDWLEGLSDGVNEVLTSSERRARAIAAAEAEEIAEYAHVLVDEAQDLSPMQWRMVTRRGPQASWTIVGDPAQSAWHDPAEATAAMDSMLSHLQRHTFRLSTNYRNSAEIYAFAGEVIRREIPDADLPNAVRETGVQPEHRHVEVAQVADAATAAASELLALVEGTVGVIVPPRLRAEVGKALAEVGNPRVAALSPLESKGLEYDAVVVVEPDAIVTDTLGGLRALYVVLTRATQRMITVNSTTNWLP from the coding sequence GTGGATCACTCCCCCGAGTCAACCGGTCTCCCGACCGATCCCAATCCCGGCACAGCCACTGTCTCCGAAAGTGTGGAGCGGGCTGAGCTGGCCGCTGAGCAGGCGCACGTCGACCTGGTCTACGGCCGGGTCGAGGAGGCTGCCCGGTCGGCTGCCCGGATCGCGGTGGACGGTCACCAGCGGGCCCAGGCGGAGCGGGTCGGCATGGTCCGCGACGAGGAGATCACCGGCCTGTACGAGCGGGACGTGCTGGTCTTCGCGTCCGCCCGCCGGATCGCCGAGCTGGACGCCGAACACGAGGGCCTGGTCTTCGGCCGGCTCGACTCGGACCCGCGCGACGCCGTCGAGCCCGCCTCGACCGCCGCGGACCTGGACACGCTGTACGTCGGCCGGATCGGCGTTCGCGACGCGGAGTACGAGCCGCTCGTGATCGACTGGCGCGCGCCTGCCGCGGAGCCGTTCTACCGCGCCACCTCGGCCGACCGCCTGGGCGTCGTACGGCGCCGGGTGCTGCGTTGCCGTGGCGCCAAGATCATCGGCCTGGAAGACGATCTGCTGGCGCCCGAGCGCGCCCCCGAGGACCTGCCGGTGATGGGTGAGGGCGCGCTGATGGCGGCGCTGTCCCGGGCCCGTGGCCACACGATGCGTGACATCGTTGCGACGATCCAAGCCGAACAGGACAAGGCGATCCGCGCTCCCGCCCGAGGCGTCACGGTCATCGGCGGTGGGCCCGGCACGGGTAAGACGGTCGTCGCGCTGCACCGCGCGGCGTACCTGCTGTATTCGGACCGGCGCCGGTTCGAGCGCGGCGGCGTACTGGTGATCGGCCCGTCGGCCGCGTTCATGGCGTATATCGAGCGAGTGCTGCCGAGCCTCGGCGAGAACACCGTCGCCCTGCGCGCGATGGGCGAAATCGTCGACGGCGTGTCCGCGACGGCCGTCGACACGGCGGACGTCGCGCGGATCAAGGGCTCGCTGCGGATGCGCCAACTGCTTTCGCGCGCCGCCCGCGACCGTGTCCCCGGTGCGCCGACGTCGCTGCGGGTCTTCATCGGTGGCGCCTCGGTCGAGCTCGACGCGAACGCCCTCGACAACGTCCGCCGCAACGCCCTGCGTCGTACCCAGCGCAACAAGGCCGGGACCGAGGCCCGGCGTGGCCTGGTCAACGCATTGTGGCAGCGGTTCCCCGAGGACCTGCGCAACGGCAAGCTGGACAGCCGCGAGTCCTTCGGCGACGCCGTCACCGACCTGCCGGCATTCACGTCGTTCCTCGCCAGGTGGTGGCCGACGTTGCTGCCGGTCGACGTACTGCGTTGGCTGGGCGATGCGCGCCGCGTCCGGCACTGGGGACGGCATGACTTCAGCGACGCCGAGGTTGGCTTGCTGGCCGAGGCGATCGGTTCCGCGAGCGAGCTGACCGTGGCGGATATCGCCTTGCTGGACGAGCTCGACCAGTTGCTAGGACGGCCGTTGCCGCCGGAGAAAGATGAGGAGTTCGACTGGCTGGAAGGCCTGTCCGACGGCGTCAACGAGGTGCTCACCAGTTCGGAGCGGCGGGCCCGCGCGATCGCGGCGGCCGAGGCCGAGGAGATCGCCGAGTACGCGCACGTCCTGGTCGACGAGGCGCAGGACCTCTCACCGATGCAGTGGCGGATGGTCACCCGGCGCGGCCCGCAGGCCAGCTGGACGATCGTCGGCGACCCGGCCCAGAGCGCCTGGCACGACCCGGCCGAGGCGACCGCCGCGATGGACTCGATGCTGAGTCACCTGCAACGGCACACCTTCCGGCTCTCGACCAACTACCGGAACTCGGCCGAGATCTACGCCTTCGCCGGTGAGGTGATCCGGCGCGAGATCCCGGACGCCGACCTGCCCAACGCCGTACGCGAAACCGGCGTCCAGCCCGAGCACCGCCACGTCGAGGTCGCCCAGGTCGCCGACGCCGCCACGGCCGCCGCCAGCGAACTCCTCGCCCTGGTCGAAGGCACCGTCGGCGTCATCGTCCCGCCGCGTTTGCGGGCCGAGGTCGGCAAAGCGCTCGCCGAAGTCGGCAACCCCCGCGTCGCGGCCCTCAGCCCGCTGGAGTCAAAGGGCCTGGAGTACGACGCGGTAGTAGTCGTCGAGCCCGACGCGATCGTGACGGACACGCTCGGCGGCTTACGCGCGCTATACGTCGTACTAACCCGCGCCACCCAACGAATGATCACCGTAAACAGCACCACCAACTGGCTCCCTTAA
- a CDS encoding DUF4126 domain-containing protein has protein sequence MEALPLAFTTGWASGINAYACVLILGLLGRFADVDQIPDALGRTDVLIVAGVLFAFEFVADKIPYVDSAWDTISTVIRPTVGAVIAALMASDTTTLNQAIVAATGGGVALISHLIKASLRLAINTSPEPVTNIAVSSGEDVAVAGVVSLAAFHPEIALIISAILLVLGAIGVYLAMRLIRRGLARYRAWRERRTAPANGNGAL, from the coding sequence ATGGAAGCGTTGCCGCTGGCATTCACCACGGGCTGGGCGAGCGGGATCAACGCCTATGCCTGCGTTCTGATCCTCGGCCTGCTCGGCCGGTTCGCGGACGTCGACCAGATTCCGGACGCGCTCGGCCGCACCGACGTGCTGATCGTGGCCGGCGTGCTGTTCGCGTTCGAGTTCGTCGCGGACAAGATCCCGTACGTCGACTCCGCCTGGGACACCATCTCCACCGTGATCCGGCCGACCGTAGGCGCGGTCATCGCGGCCCTGATGGCCAGCGACACCACCACCCTCAACCAGGCGATCGTGGCTGCGACCGGTGGCGGCGTGGCCCTCATCTCGCACCTGATCAAGGCGAGTTTGCGGCTCGCGATCAACACCTCCCCCGAGCCCGTCACGAACATCGCCGTCAGCTCCGGCGAGGACGTCGCCGTGGCCGGAGTCGTATCCCTGGCCGCCTTCCATCCCGAGATCGCGTTGATCATCAGCGCGATCCTGCTGGTGCTCGGTGCAATCGGGGTCTATCTCGCCATGAGGCTGATCCGCCGCGGGCTCGCCCGCTACCGGGCCTGGCGGGAAAGACGGACCGCCCCCGCGAACGGGAACGGCGCCCTCTGA